ttttcttgaaaaaagCGTGTTGATTCATCTTGTCGCGCGCACCTTTCTACAGATCCGTAACGTTTTACTTTCTTCCATGCGGTACACCGCGTCTATCTACCCCGCGTTTTATCCATAACACCTTCATTGATCTTGCGGTTCGTtgcgctttcgttttcttttcaatgcCAGTCGGAAACGAAATTGCCCCCGCATCCATTGCTGCGCTATTAGTAATGCTCATACCCGCTAGTCGCATCTCGGCAGCATCTTTAACCGACCCAATGTCCCAATGAATATGCATTCGGTTTCCCTGCAGGGGGAAAGGCAGCGTTACGGTGCGTAACGATGGTACCGGCATATAaaggaaatgatgaaaattggggagaaaaaaaaataaagctgtgtttaaataaatctCAATCACACGAGTAGATAAACAGTAGCCCTCGCGCACCCGAACTCATGTGCGAGTGCGTTTTTCGAAACCGGGTGAAACCGGGCACACAAGTGTTTTACGGTTCGCTGGACGCTGTTCCAAACCGAGTGTTAGCAGATTCGCACTACCGACCTCAAAACACTTGGCAATTTGCTCAGATTTGAGCAGAGTGCAAAAACTGTTTCACCCACTTTTCGGCGCAATTTGAACTTGAAACAGTGAGTGAACTTTGTGATTAATGAGACGCAACTCTTGAATTTGAACTTCTTTTATTATTGAGTTTGAAGCGCAGCAACTTTGTCTAGCTGTTATTCTGGCAATTCTGGAACATCCTCGTGAAAGCATCATACTCCAACCGACCATCTTTGAACGTCATCCGGGAGAAGATTTCGTCCACTTCCGTATCCGTTAAACGATGCTCACCTTTCGTGACTAGCAAATCCCGCAATTCTTGGGCATTCACCGTTCCCATGTTCTCGATGTCTATACATTGGAAGGCGTTTTTGATTGTTTCCGGTGTATCTACTTCCTTCAGCCTCTGCGCAAACAATGTAAGGAAGAGCGTTTGGTTAAGCCCGACACCGCAGGCATCACTTAGCATCCCGTCTAGTTGTTTCTCTGTCGGTGCACTATCATTCCACAGGGTCAGCATGGTGCGTACATCCTCCCTCTCAATCACACCTTTGTTGTTCGTGTCGATTAGACGAAACAATTCACACAGTTCGGTTATTTGATGCTGTGGCAGATTATTGAGCGGATTGGATGATGTGCGTTTCGTAACTTTTTTAGTCTTGTGCTGTTTGAAGCGATTGGAACCCAACGATGCCATGACGGACTACCACTGCACAATTATTAAAACGTAATTTGATCGACTTCTTCGATGTCTGCAACGATGGCAAGCCTACTGAGCAGTATCTGAGCAACTAGTGAAGTACAAAAAGGATGAAATGATCTTCAATGCCTACTTCTGCTACTTCAATGCCTACTTGATAGGGAAGAAACACGGGCGCTACCGAactattttttctttggacagcaaacattaaacttctgccctttttctttttctacatTTATTGAACAGGATTGTAAGATACGTTACAGCTTCGTGTATATAGTTTATATGTATGTGTACATTTTTGCAAATGGAACAAACATGCCATAAGTGTCTTTGTTTTTGCCAACCAGTTTCAAAGCGGTCACAGTTTTTAGAACAATTCAACAACAGTATATGCTGTGCTttataatcatttaaaatattttgatattaacgattttttttgttttgcatttggaAGCATCATTTTGTGAAGATCTTTTCGCCTGAACGAATGAATGCGAAGTTTGGAAAACATGGTATTGTTACAGTTATAAacacttttaaaattaatgttgtcattttacattaaattgaTACGCATTGATGCAATCGAAAGAGATTATGCAAGGCGCTTTGTTTTACGCCAAAAACCATGTAATTGTTTACTGCGTGGTGAGTTTTCATACTCACTGTTGTAGTTGTAAATATGATAAGCATTACAAGAACTGTATAAGCATTTAATACGTTAAgcatttgtggttttgtgtgtatatCTCATAAGCGCAGTTGATGCAGCATTCTCCGGACAAATACTAACAACGATGTAAATTGtataatatatatatgtatataagtATAACCATGCGCCTTCTGCACAACTATTTTTCCCCCATTATGATTGTGATTTCACATCGCATGAAATGGATGATGAGATCTcctctttttgttgttcatttcACCTcacaaatattgaaattttgtttattttccagtTTTGCTTCATCGAtggtttccgtttcgtttcttttcaacAATTAGAAGTTCATATTTGactcttttgcttttgttttaaattttccatcattattttcttcatgCATGGCATACAATGTTAtaacatagttttttttctctatcgaGAGTGCATGTTTTGCATGATAAAATAGGGATTTCTgtcgtctttttttgttgtaaaaaccaACTATTGAAACAATGTTTCATTTGAGATGTGTTTAAGGTTGTAAgcataatatttttgtttttcatgttttccgtCTCCACTGTTGCATCGacgttttaattgttttatgcaGTATTTTGGTAAATAGACACATCGGTTAATGGGTGGTGAAAGTTGTCTTTCCAACAAACATTAAGGATTATGAACATTTTGCTACGGTGTTGTTCTCTAGTTTGTTTGGCTTGGCAAAGTTTAGTAAAcggaacattttttatttcttcatagTTGCTTATATTTGTGTGAtgctatttatttgtttacgatTAGTTTCCCCACCCCTTTTAATACCCCACCAATCGCTTAGTAATATATTCAATCTTATCCTTTTCCACGCTAATTATTGTCATAACACGTCCACATTGGTACCGCTAATATCCCTTCGGGATTTGAATTTCTCGACTCGTAACACATGTGTTTCTTCACGCTTTACTCGTCTGCGGATGTCTTTATTCCCGTGCGTGCCCGAGAGTGAATGATTTAGTCAAAAGCACACCCACAGCTTGAGCTGAGCATGAAGAAGATGGTCAAAACCATTAACTGGAAGATTTGCATTCCTTTATGATTGGGATCAGTTGTTCAGTGCAACACGTTCGTAACGTTCTTAGGCGATCCGATGAAACGAAACGTCCTGAATGAAAGTGACTACAATACAAacggacgtgtgtgtgtgtgtctatatAATTTGTCTAATTGACTTCAAAAGGCCGGATATATATGTGCCGGCCTTGCcggatggtttttttcccaCGGGTGTTTTCATACACTACGGTAGATGCATTAATCTTTCACGAATGTCATAGAATGAATGGTGCCTTGGAACTCACAAATTGATATAGTTTTAAATTTCCGATTCATACCGGAAGGGTGGTACTGGGTTACAAGATACACACAGGTATAGTTGAGGTAAGATTTACGGTGCGTTGTGTTAAAGATTCATTTCCTCCTCGATCGTGTATGGTTGTGATAAATTGTATGGTAATGATCACAGATcgtgaacgaaataaaaacaaaatagaaaaaaaagaaatatagtATATTTTCTAGACTagctttcgaaaaaaattcGTGTAGGGGCTgtagaaaacggaaaatattttgtccaaaaaaacaacaaaaacggcaTTAACATTCTCTAGtattttgatattattttaacGCGCACTAAGCAACCTATAACACAGATCTCGGATGGTACAAAAACGGGATACGGCACTCATTTTTAAACTAGCGCGCCTAAAAGCTTAgcttaaatattttatcgcTGCCATCACCGTTGGACAGTCTCACCCCCACTTAAaggtaaaagtaaaacaaacaacaacaaaatatgaacAATTTGTTCTCGAGTAAAAATCGACACTTCCTTCCCTTAATACAATAACATTTCCTTACATCTCGTGCACTGAATTACATATCTCGAGCGCATCAAACACACCAATCTGCATGATATGCGTCATGTTGCGATTGGAGTGTGAACTGTTTCTTTGAACATGGCGCGAGCTAAGCGAGAACACGTGTTCACACTGACGTACACTTCTCGCCATGGCTATAATAGTGCTTAAGTGCACCGATGTGCTatgtaatgaagaaaatagaaataaattaatcccCACATTTCACTTGCTTATTAACCAGAGACATTACAACTCTTCTGTCTGTAGACCCGTCGCTTTGCCTAAAcctaaacaacaaaacactaagATCAAGCATCTCACCATTTCATGGTTAGCAGGTTTTGACATGGGTGGATTCGATTTCATTCTACGACTATGTTCGCTTttgcctgttttgtttttgcctatTTAAATATGGTATCGTTTGATGTGTTAGGAACGCAAATTATTCCTTAAAATGCACTCTTTACGGGCGGTCGCTACGATATCGATACGGGCGGTGACGGACGAACTATTGGCTGGATAAAAAACAACCTGTACACTAGGATGCatgttataaacaaaaaaatgcacgaTTTGCACAGAAACTGAACAGTGTTGCAATGCATTCGCTAagctgcgtgtgtgtatgtgtatatatataaagcACAGGAATGACGAAGTCAGAAAGTAATTCCATGTCTCACTTtcgttttataataatttctttGATAATGTGCGCGTCTGGTTCGCCGTCACCGCCATTTCCCTTGCTTGCACTCTTTGTTGTTCTTTACTCCTCCCTCTTTCACAGAACGATACAACTGTAATAAAAGATACTTGGTACTTTAAACCATTACAAGTACAAGCTGTTCCTTTGCTATCCTTACTATTACAGACCATTGTGCGCAGTATCATACTTATCTCGGAACATATTTCAACGTGCTTGGCCGCTTCTGCTACTGCCTGAGCACGCCGCAAAGAATAGAAGCGAAAGCCATCGGAAGGCGCAGCCGACAGTAACAAGTAAGAAATAAATGTCACTCGTTGCATCGTAATAAATATGCCACACTAGGCTCATTTCTAAGTAACCGAGTCACAAAAGTGATCAAGTAGAAAGCCTCCTGGTTAAAGGAGTTCCTCTTCCTTGCATTGTTCATGATTCGTTCTCTTGTTGTTGGGCTGTTGGGTTAATCGCACGTACACTTCCCCACGTTTGACGAAACGCGTTCGCTTCGTTGCGTTTCGTTTAGGCGTTAACAGCGATCGGTGATCGGGTGGTATCGATGACACCGCCCGGACCAGGAAGGGCGCTCGGTTTGCCCATCAGATACGTATCGATCTGTCTAGCAGCTTGACGTCCTTCGGTAATGGCCCATACGACGAGCGATTGGCCTCTACGACAGTCACCGGCAGCGAAAACCTTTGGATTGGCCGTACCATACATTCCGACGGAGGTTTTAATGTTTCCTCGTCCGTCCAGTTCCAGATctaaagaaaagataaaaattacTTTCTTCGTCATACACGCATGGTCGGTCTTTCACGTACTCATCTCAGTAGGTGCTTGTTTCTCCGGACCCAAGAAACCCATGGCCAGCAGGATCAAATCGGCAGGATAGTATTTCTCCGATCCAGGCACCTCCTTCATGCTCCACTGACCGGTGGGCGTTTTCGTCCATTCAACCTGGATCGTGTTAACGCCCTTAATGTTTCCATTGCCATCGCTGACAAACTCCTTCGTTGTGGTTGAATACTGGCGAGGATCTTTGCCCCATTTCACACGCACTTCTTCATGACCATAGTCGACACtagagaaatataaaaaaaatcgtttagaATGTTAATACAATCAAGATCTTAAATCAGCCCAACCTAAGAATACATACCGGAAAATGCGAGGCCATTGTGGCCAGGGGTTATCCTGGGCACGCTTCTCCGATGGAATAGGTAAAATCTCAAATGTGGTGATCGTTTTAGCTCCCTGACGCAACGAGGTTGCGATACAATCGCACCCGGTGTCACCACCACCGATCACGATCACATCCTTGCCTTCGGCAGAAATCCAATCCGGTCGTGCACCGTTCAATTTCTTTTGGCTCGCTTCCAGGAACTCCATCGCAAAGTGAATACCCTTCAACTCACGGTTCGGCAGGTTCAAATCACGGGGCCAGGTAGCACCGGTCGTAAACAGAACGGCATCGTATTCCTGCTCTAGCTGCGAACCCATCACATCACGCCCGATGTGTACGTTGCAGCGGAACTCGATACCTTCCGCCGTCATCAAATCAAGACGACGCTGTACAACCGCCTTTGATAGCTTCATCGTGGGAATACCGTACTGTAGCAAACCACCGGGACGATCATTACGCTCAAACACCGTCACCTGATGACCGGCCTTATTAAGCTGCTGTGCAGCTGCCAAACCTGCAGGACCCGAACCCACGACTGCTACACGTTTGCCGGTGCGCATGCTTGGTATCTGTGGCGTTATCCAACCCTGCTCGAACGCATGGTCGATGATCGCACACTCGATGTTTTTAATAGTGACGGCCGGCTCGGAGATGCCGAGCACACAGGCACCTTCGCACGGAGCCGGACAGACACGGCCCGTAAACTCGGGGAAGTTGTTCGTCTGCAGCAGCTGATTAATGGCCTCGCGCCAATTACCATTGAACACCAGATCGTTCCACTTCGGTATGATGTTTCCGAGCGGGCAACCGTGCGAGTTCGACTGACAGAATGGTACGCCACACTCCATACAACGCGCAGCCTGCACCTTCAGGTGCGAGCGTACGTGCGGAAAATTGAACACCTCCTTCCAGTCCTGCTGACGTTCGGCTGCGTTGCGGTAAACGGAAGTTTCGCGCTTATACTTTATGAAACCACGCGTCTTGTCCAGCACCTGGTCGAGTTTCTTCTTTGCCAGCTGTCCATCCTGAATCGATTCCTCGATATCCTTTACCTGCGGTTCCTTCGAATGCCCGTTGGCTGTGATGGCCTTGGCCACCGTTTTCTCCTTCAAAGCATTCAGTGCCTTCTGATACTCGTGCGGGAATACTTTCACAAACTGTTGGCATGGTTCGGGCCACTTTGAGAGTAACTCCTTCGCCACCTCAGACCCGGTCTCGTTGACGAACTCCTGCAGCAAATCCTTTACCGTTTGGCGATCTTCATCCAGCTCGAGTCCTAGCAGCTCTACCATGCCCGGATTCACCTTCGAACGGAAGGTTCCATCCACGTCAAGTACGTACGCGATTCCACCTGACATGCCGGCAGCAAAGTTACGCCCGGTCAGTCCCAAAATGACCACCATACCGCCCGTCATGTACTCGCAACCGTGATCACCGACGCCCTCCACCACGGCCGTTACTCCCGAGTTGCGCACACAGAATCGTTCGGCCGCAATACCGCGGAAGAAAGCACGGCCCGAGGTAGCGCCGTACAGACACACATTGCCCACGATCACGTTCAAGTGCGATTCGAAGGTAGTGCCCTCCGGTGGTCGAATTACAATCGTACCTCCGGAAAGGCTTTTACCGACGTAATCGTTTGAGTCACCTTGCAGGGTCATTTTGACACCCTTCACAAGGAACGCACCGAAACTTTGACCGGCCGATCCGGTCAGGTTGATGTTGATCGAGCGCCCTTCCGGTAGACCCGCGTCGCCGTAACGTCGTGCGATCTCATAGCTAAGCGTACTGGAGAACGCACGCTCCTCATTGTTGATCCTCATGTCAATCGTTTTGTGTGTCTCGGTGCCCTCAATGACACCCATCGAGCGATTAATCAGCTCGTTATCGGCACGCTTCTCCAGCACAAAGTCCTGCCGCAAAGATCCACCCACGATGTTCGTACCGGGACGCAAATCCAACGCACTCTTCAGCAACATCTGCAGGTCGAGCAGTGATGCCTTGTGCGATACGGTTTCGCGCACCTTCAGCAGATCCGTACGACCTATCAGCTCTTGGAAGCGGCGCAGACCCAGATTGGCCATGATTTCGCGAATTTCCTCTGCAAGCATGAAGAAGTAATTGATCACGTGTTCCGGCTTGCCAGCGAATTTGGCCCGCAGCACAGGATCTTGAGTTGCAATGCCAACTGGGCAAGTGTTCAAATGACACTTGCGCATCATCGTACATCCCATCACGATCAATGGTGCCGTACTGAAGCCAAACTCGTCGGCACCGAGCAATGCTGCTACAACGACGTCGAAACCGGTACGCAACTGTCCATCAGCCTGAACGACCACTCTGGAAAAATGGAAGTAAGAAAGATAATATACATTTCTTACGACACATTTACTGTGATATATGTACAGTCTTTTCGAATTCCAGTGGTAAATTTGAAGCCATTTCTAAATTCctttcaagttgaagtggaatatgTACAAGTAGATGTGGAATCTTTTTTACTTTATCATATAGGTCAGttctacaaacaaaatgaccCCTGGAAATGGTTCCCAATTAATCATTTATACTCGAAAAGACTGTACAGTTATTAGTTCTATCTTACCTGGAACGAAGGTCATTCAGCACCAGCACCTGATGTGTTTCGGCAATTCCCAACTCCCACGGTAAACCAGCCGATTTAATACCGGTCCAGCTGCTAGCACCAGTACCACCATCATGGCCAGAGATAACGATATGTTCCGCTTTGCCCTTCGCAACGCCGGAAGCAACCACACCAACTCCCACCTCTGACACAAGCTTCACGCTGATACGTGCCTTGGGATTGGCACACTTTAGATCGTAAATCAACTCGGCCAGATCCTCAATCGAGTAAATGTCGTGATGCGGTGGTGGTGAAATCAAACCCACACCCGGTACCGAGTGGCGCGTGTCTGCAATATCCTGCGACACCTTGTATCCGGGTAACTCTCCACCCTCGCCTGGCTTTGCGCCCTGAGCCATCTTAATCTGCAGATCGTCGGCATTTGCCACGTACGCAGCCGTTACACCGAATCGACCCGACGCAACCTGCTTGATGGCCGATCGACGATTATGCTGCGGATCCTGATTCATATAACGGTCAGCATTCTCACCACCTTCACCTGTGTTGCTTTTGCCGCCGATGCGATTCATTGAGATCGCCAAGGTGGCGTGCGCTTCCAGCGAGATACTACCAAAACTCATTGCACCCGTGGCAAATCGTTTTACAATCTCGCTGGCTGGCTCCACTTCAGACAGCTCGACGCGCGGACGTCCCTTCACAAACTCCAGCTGACCACGAAGCGTACACAACTGCACACTGCGCATGGTCGTATCGCGGAACGTACCGTACGCACCCTTGCTTTCATTGACGGCTGCTTCCTGAAGTGCCGCAATCGCACCCGGCTCGTTGATATGACCTTCTCCACCAGCACGCCAATGGAATTGACCGGGATTGCGCAGGATCTTTGCGTCGGTATGGTTTGTGCCGTGCACTAGCTCGTGACGTTCGAGACCTTCGCGTGCCAAAACCTCCAGCGTTACACCGCCAATGCGCGACTGCGTACCACGGAAGCACAAATCGATCACATCGGCACCCATACCGACCGCCTCGAAGATCTGCGCACCTTTGTACGATTGCAGCGTCGAAATACCCATTTTGGCCATCACCTTCAAAATTCCGGTCTCGACAGCCGTTGCATATGCACGATAAATCGCATCATCGGTTAGGGCAGGATCTAGCACACATTCGTCGCGTAGCGCTCCTGCCATCTCGAATACGAGATAGGGACAGATTGCGTCGGCACCGTAGCCAAGCAGGACGCAGATATGGTGCACCTCTCGCGCTTCTGCCGTCTCCACGATCAGGCCCACCTTCATACGCTGGCGCGTTTCGATGAGATGATGATGGACCGCACCGAGGGCAAGCAGGGACGAGATTGGTGCCCGTTCGGCACACGCGTTACGATCCGACAGCACCAGCAGCTGGTAACCATTCTGGGCAGCCGTGTACGCCTCGGTACAGATGCGTCGCAACCCGTTTATGTAACCCGGTGGACCCTCGTTCGCTGGGAATGTAATATCGAGAACCTTAGTTTTCCATCCGCGATGCTGGTTCCGTTTCAGAACGTCAGCATCCGGAATGCTTAGGATCGGATTATCCAACCAGATGCGATGTACCTGCGAGGGTGAGGCCACTAGTAGGTTTGCCTCTGGTCCGACCGGACATTGTAGGGACATGATGATTTTTTCACTGAAAAGATCACAAGCAAAGAATAATGTACAATTTGCTGGAGGGATTTCAAACATTCTAATTTACCGGAATGGATCGATCGGTGGGTTGGTAACCTGCGCAAACAGTTGCTTGAAGTATTCGTACGGTAATGGTTGGAAGGCCGACAGACAAGCAAGCGGCGCATCGTTACCCATTGAACCCAACGCTTCCTTCTTGTTCTTGATcatcggcaacagcagcatatGAATTGTCTCCGTTGTGTAGCCATACAGCTGCAGACGTGGATCCAGAATTCCTTTCTTCTCTACCAACTGATTGTCACCATTGCCGTTGGTGTCGGCagttccatttgtttttgtgacTGATTCGCGACGAATTTCATCCATTGTGATCTGAAAGAAGtgatttacatttacattaaaCAATCACGTTCGACTGAGGTAGCAACAGTGTAatacaacaaaagcaaaacacactgaACACAGCCAGGAATTAGAAAACCTAGAAAAAAGTGGTATTTAAAAACAGAAGGTTTAATAAATAGAACACACATTTTTATACATAAAACTAGCGCTTACATTACTAAagcatatattttaatttaacacaAACAATTGCTAtccaacttttaacaaaaaaaaaacatttaagaataatgcaacaaacaataaaaacatgcaaaattaaacgaatcaaacataaacataGCAAAAATAGCGAAGCAAACGTTCATTTGGAACTTTCTTGTTATACTCTATCATAATTAAGAAGCGACGAATGATCCCGGACTGATACGGGTAAAATGTATACAGCAGCCAACCAAAtgcgaaataataataaaaagccCATTTAAAAAGCATAAAGCATAATTAAGTTGCACGTCGAGCACACTCAGTAATCACGAAGGGCTATTACTGATTGTTTTATAATCCACTTACCATCTATAGTGTCGTGATGATTGTTGCAAAGGCGacgattgtttaattttcatagTTGTGTAGAGCATTTGCattcgaatttgttgcattggcattcaataataaaattacatgAAGGAGAGATGGTTGTGATAAGTGACCATTATTGTTAACATAACCGAACGTATCCCGCATTAATGTTTATTGATGACATGAATTTATGTGTGAATCGATGTGCAAAAGGtttcaaaagtaaaagtaccaaaaaaaaccacagaaatgatcatcaaacaaacataaacaaacaaacgacgaCAAGATAATCAATACACAAATAAATCACCAATTACAGTCGATTGATAATAAGGTGGGCaagtacagtttttttttgcgagggATGAAGAATATTTGTAAGTCGCCAAACGAcgcagagagaaagagagagaaagagaaaagaaaataagtttTACAGATTAGTAAGAGTGCCGAATTGTTTCCATGAAAATGGTTATGTCACTTATCAGAGGAAGAAGATTTTCGACGGAACATGAAAAACCCAATTCGTGAGCATGAATGACACAATGTTAGTTGATGCTAATTACCACACAATGATCCAGAACTATGAATTAATACTAGgatacaaaatgaaaaattgacgTGTTTAAATGATACAATAAGAAACAGCAACTAAAGCTGAACTGCATGGTTTTCTCTTGGTAATACGTCCTgggttgaataaaaataacacgCCTATGcttaacaaacatttaaaaaacgtATTTTCTTTCGTAGCCAGCCGTCATCCGTAAGATGCTTCCTAGACAATTCCCCTTCGTGCACCGCACTGAAAGTACACAAAAAACCCCGTAAAAGTAAGCCGCATATTTGTGCCTACCTGTTGCTTCAGCCATTCGCTATGCGGGCGAGACTTGGCAATTTCCGATTTCAGCTCGATGTCCTGAATAAGCGCCTTCTGCTCCGTGTCCACCAGCAGCATACGACCCGGCTTCAAGCGGCTCTGTATATATTAGACGATGAACGCGCATTCACAAGGATTCACACACCGATCATACGACCATCACAACATTTCGTCCGAATTTACACCATCGAAACGAATTGGACGGTGGTAAGATTTGTTCGAAAGTGTTGCAATTGTTTGaggttattaaattattttcaatttacgtGAAATCCAGCAAATGTGTGTTTAGCGTTACAATTCGGGAACCCGTTAACGTCAGCCGCCGTCGTTGACATCGAGGATGCCAATTGTGCACGTGGAATTGAGCAGTAAGTAGGAGATAGAGAGAGTCGTATGCGATGCGATTTTTCAAGGGAAAAGAATAGGGAAACATTGGTATGATTAGAACAGTTGTTGACTatttctttagaaaaaaaggaagcatcaGTTTGCATATCGAAAAGGTAACGGAAGCAGAATAttgcctttgttttttttgcatgatgGTGATCCTGAcactactgttttttttccttcgaatCAAATGAATGGCTGGCTAGACGAGTATTAGCGACACACGCAATCTCTTTTAATGATGgatgttttgctttgcacTGTGAACGTGTTTTTTGGTTCCTATAGCGCtattatgtgttttgttttgtgtgtgtatgcgatTGTATGCGCGCAACAGACGGTACGAAGATGAAGGAAGGAAACGCGATAGTGACGATCTCGGACGAAACTTGGTTAACTTgaataataagaagaagagaaaaaacatacaagactagaaatgaaaaatgcctTAAGAGCTAACGGGTGAGAAGCATTACCGCTCACTTGTCCCGGGACATTCCCAACGACTAAACGGGACTTTGGAAGACTTGGAATCCACCGGATACCACCAGGGAACAGAGACGAGCGCGAGAGAACCCAGCCACACATACATCCACCCCGTtcgttttccacacacacggAAGTATTTACGCACATTCGCAGTATTATTTCCTTTCCCCATTTGGGTTGTCTAtggaaaatacttttttttttggttctatGTGGCTCTGAGCGTATTAGACGTCCATGTTTGGATAACAGTGTCCATGGTACGTTGCATAATTTGTTACTATGTCTCTGTTTCGAAGGCCAATTATCACTTTTTCGGTTAGTGCCATTCTTGGACATTTTTGCTCACTATTATGCTCATCGCTGTAATCGATGGTGATGA
The DNA window shown above is from Anopheles funestus chromosome 3RL, idAnoFuneDA-416_04, whole genome shotgun sequence and carries:
- the LOC125772032 gene encoding uncharacterized protein LOC125772032 isoform X2, producing MQTDASFFSKEIVNNCSNHTNVSLFFSLEKSHRIRLSLSPTYCSIPRAQLASSMSTTAADVNGFPNCNAKHTFAGFHSRLKPGRMLLVDTEQKALIQDIELKSEIAKSRPHSEWLKQQITMDEIRRESVTKTNGTADTNGNGDNQLVEKKGILDPRLQLYGYTTETIHMLLLPMIKNKKEALGSMGNDAPLACLSAFQPLPYEYFKQLFAQVTNPPIDPFREKIIMSLQCPVGPEANLLVASPSQVHRIWLDNPILSIPDADVLKRNQHRGWKTKVLDITFPANEGPPGYINGLRRICTEAYTAAQNGYQLLVLSDRNACAERAPISSLLALGAVHHHLIETRQRMKVGLIVETAEAREVHHICVLLGYGADAICPYLVFEMAGALRDECVLDPALTDDAIYRAYATAVETGILKVMAKMGISTLQSYKGAQIFEAVGMGADVIDLCFRGTQSRIGGVTLEVLAREGLERHELVHGTNHTDAKILRNPGQFHWRAGGEGHINEPGAIAALQEAAVNESKGAYGTFRDTTMRSVQLCTLRGQLEFVKGRPRVELSEVEPASEIVKRFATGAMSFGSISLEAHATLAISMNRIGGKSNTGEGGENADRYMNQDPQHNRRSAIKQVASGRFGVTAAYVANADDLQIKMAQGAKPGEGGELPGYKVSQDIADTRHSVPGVGLISPPPHHDIYSIEDLAELIYDLKCANPKARISVKLVSEVGVGVVASGVAKGKAEHIVISGHDGGTGASSWTGIKSAGLPWELGIAETHQVLVLNDLRSRVVVQADGQLRTGFDVVVAALLGADEFGFSTAPLIVMGCTMMRKCHLNTCPVGIATQDPVLRAKFAGKPEHVINYFFMLAEEIREIMANLGLRRFQELIGRTDLLKVRETVSHKASLLDLQMLLKSALDLRPGTNIVGGSLRQDFVLEKRADNELINRSMGVIEGTETHKTIDMRINNEERAFSSTLSYEIARRYGDAGLPEGRSININLTGSAGQSFGAFLVKGVKMTLQGDSNDYVGKSLSGGTIVIRPPEGTTFESHLNVIVGNVCLYGATSGRAFFRGIAAERFCVRNSGVTAVVEGVGDHGCEYMTGGMVVILGLTGRNFAAGMSGGIAYVLDVDGTFRSKVNPGMVELLGLELDEDRQTVKDLLQEFVNETGSEVAKELLSKWPEPCQQFVKVFPHEYQKALNALKEKTVAKAITANGHSKEPQVKDIEESIQDGQLAKKKLDQVLDKTRGFIKYKRETSVYRNAAERQQDWKEVFNFPHVRSHLKVQAARCMECGVPFCQSNSHGCPLGNIIPKWNDLVFNGNWREAINQLLQTNNFPEFTGRVCPAPCEGACVLGISEPAVTIKNIECAIIDHAFEQGWITPQIPSMRTGKRVAVVGSGPAGLAAAQQLNKAGHQVTVFERNDRPGGLLQYGIPTMKLSKAVVQRRLDLMTAEGIEFRCNVHIGRDVMGSQLEQEYDAVLFTTGATWPRDLNLPNRELKGIHFAMEFLEASQKKLNGARPDWISAEGKDVIVIGGGDTGCDCIATSLRQGAKTITTFEILPIPSEKRAQDNPWPQWPRIFRVDYGHEEVRVKWGKDPRQYSTTTKEFVSDGNGNIKGVNTIQVEWTKTPTGQWSMKEVPGSEKYYPADLILLAMGFLGPEKQAPTEMNLELDGRGNIKTSVGMYGTANPKVFAAGDCRRGQSLVVWAITEGRQAARQIDTYLMGKPSALPGPGGVIDTTRSPIAVNA